In Dehalobacter sp., the sequence TATTTCGGCCGCGCTTTGGCAAGGTTAAGGTGAGCCGCGCCGAGATTTCGGACGTCAATCCTTAGTGGAACAGCGACCGGGCGGAGATGCATGCCAATCAACGTGTCTCCGATATCGATCCCTGCATCAGCCCTAATCTGTTCGACAGCAACAGGATCGAAAAAATTTCCCCAGGCAGCCAGGGACATTGCCCCGCCTGCTGAAAGCGACGGTATCACCACGACGGGTTCAAAATTCAGCCTGTCAGCCGTACTTCTTTCCACGATGAGCGCCCGGTTTAAATGCTCACAGCATTGAACCGCCAGAAAAATCCCAAGCTTGTCCGCCCATCTCCGAAGTGGTTCGAACAGAACATCAGCCACTTCTTTGCTGCCTGCTTTGCCAATCTTTTCCCCGATAATTTCACTCGTGCTGCAGCCGACAACCAGCAGCTGCCCAGGCTTTAGTCCAGCTGTATCCTCAAATGCCTGAAGAATATGCTCCCACTCATCTTTGATTTGCCGAAGCATTTCCTTCTTATCCGTCATAGTACCCTCACGCCTTTCTTATTTTTTGGGCCAGTATCCTCAGCCTAAAAAATTAAGATCGCTGCTCAAAATCGCTGATCATATCTACTCTTCTGGCATGTTTCCACCCGCTGAAGGATGTCGTCAAAAAAGTCTCGACAATATCCAGCGCAACGCCCTGACCAATTACCCTTGCTCCGAGTGCTAAGATATTGGCATTATTATGCTGCCTCGCCATCTTGGCCATATAACTGTCGGTACAAAGGGCAGCCCGAATTCCCTTGACTTTATTGGCTGCGATGGAAATCCCTATTCCGGTGCCGCAGACCACGATTCCAGAATCCGCTTTACTTTCAATCACTGCTTTCCCGACATTGAAGCCATACCCCGGATAATCAACGGAACTGTCGCTGTCTGTACCGCAATCTAGAATCTCGTGGCCTTTTTCCGCAAGAAATTCTTTGATGCACTCCTTAAGCTGATATCCTGCATGATCTGCACCCAATGCAATTTTCATTTCTGCCTCCTGAACTCCGTAGTTTTTATCATCATTTTTTATCTAGCATTTACAGGCGCTAACTGTTCCCTCGATACCGCCGTACTCCGGCTTTGATCATTTCTTCAATTTCTTCCGCACAGAACCTGTATGTTTTCAGAGATCCCAGCCATGGGTCGGAAATTTCTTTATCCAAACCGGACCATTCTCCGAGTTGCATGATTTTATCCTGATATTCCGGATAAATACCGGACAGTACTTTTTTCTGAGCTTTGGTCATTGTCAGGATCAGATCAGCAGCAGCGAGCGTATCTTTTTGCAGCCTGACCGCCCGATGCCGCTGGGAATCAATTCCCTTTTCCTGGAGAATTTCCCCTGCATACGGGCTGATGGGATCGCCATCCAAAGCCTGAATCCCGGCCGAGAAAAGCTCATACCCTTCCGGAAAATATAAGCGGGCAAGACCTTCTGCCATCGGACTGCGGCATGTATTTCCTGTACAAACAAACAAGATTTTCATAGATATCATTATACCCTCTTTTCCGGACTAGTAAATTAAAATTCGATTGACTTAGAAAACAAGACCGAAGGCCATTCTCAGGCCAATCAAAAACAAGATGCCGCCACCGACGGCTTCCGCTTTGCTGCCGGCCCAGGTGCCGATTCTTCGACCAAGAAGAATACCGCCTCCTGTCATGATACCTGCTGTAAAACCCATGATCAGGGTTGCCGGCAGGATCATGCTGACAAACGTACCCAGAGAAAATCCGACACTCAGTGCGTCAAGGCTGACGCTTCCTGCCAGAACGAAAATTCCGAATCCTTTTAAACTCGGGATGTTTTTTTCTCCCGATCCCCGAATGGCACCCAGAATCATTTTACTGCCAAGCCAGAGCAAAATGACAGCTCCGATCCCAACTGCAACATTGCCAAACAGCAGTCCAAGTTTCTGTCCAATCCACAAACCCAAAAGCGGCATGAAAACATGAAACACTGCCACGACAGTACTCAACCGCAGCGCTGTTTTATTGTCGATCCCAATCATTCCCAAAGCAAGCGAGAAGGAAAAGGCATCCATCCCTAGTGCTATTGATACCGCTATGATCCATATTAATTCCAAGTGTTTTCCTCCTTAGTATCGGTCAGATTGAGATACCTGCTCCCTGGACCAAAATTTTTTTTGCCAGCTGCTTTCTTCAAACGGTTCATAAAAGCAAGCCCTATTCCTTCTTCTGCAATCTCCTCCGCCAGAATGGTGTCGATGTTTTGCTCGTCACACAGTCTCAGTCCTTCAAACAGACGGCTGGCAGCTGAATCAAGATTATTCCTGGAACCAAGTGCAAATATCATATCGGCCTTGCCGGTCGTATCTCCGGTCAGTCTGGCGACCGTTTCGTCCAAACACAGTACTGCAGTCCTTGCCGCGTTGTTTTTGTTCCTCAGATATTTCGTCATCTTTTCAGCTTTTTCAGAGGTGCTACCACTGAATAAAATGATTTTACCTTCCGGTGCGTAATGTCTATATTTCATACCAGGCGATCTGGGCTCTACGGTCGGCTGTCCGTGATCAGCACTGCGGTCCAGTTCGACCTTCCCCAGCACTGCCTGAAGCTGTTCAAGCGTAATTCCTCCCGGGCGCAAAATTGTTGGTAGTTCCCCGGTCAAATCGAGCACCGTCGATTCAAGACCCACTGTACAAGATCCGGCATCAATCAGCAACGGAATCTTCCCTTTCAGATCCCGCCAAACATGCTCCGCATTGGTCGGACTGGGCTTCCCCGATATATTCGCACTCGGCGCGGCCAACGGACAACCCGCTGCTTCAATCAGGGCCAGGGCAACAGGGTGACTCGGCATTCTGACCGCCACCGTGTCCAGTCCTCCGCTGACGATTTCCGGAATATGTGCTCTCTTGGGCAGTACCAGCGTTAAAGGTCCTGGCCAGAAATTCCGCGCGCAGACTTCAGCCTGCGGCGGCCAAACACGGACAAGCTGCTGTGCTTCGTCCAAGGAAGCAACATGAACAATCAGCGGATTATCCGAAGGTCGTCCTTTTACCGCATATATTTTGGCACAGGCTTCGCTGTCCAGCGCATTGGCGCCAAGCCCATAAACGGTCTCGGTAGGAAATGCCACGACTTCGCCCTGTCGGAGCAAAGCTGCTGCTTCCTGCAATTCTTTATCCTGTATGATGCTGTC encodes:
- a CDS encoding TIGR01440 family protein, producing MTDKKEMLRQIKDEWEHILQAFEDTAGLKPGQLLVVGCSTSEIIGEKIGKAGSKEVADVLFEPLRRWADKLGIFLAVQCCEHLNRALIVERSTADRLNFEPVVVIPSLSAGGAMSLAAWGNFFDPVAVEQIRADAGIDIGDTLIGMHLRPVAVPLRIDVRNLGAAHLNLAKARPKYVGGPRAAYPCD
- the rpiB gene encoding ribose 5-phosphate isomerase B, whose translation is MKIALGADHAGYQLKECIKEFLAEKGHEILDCGTDSDSSVDYPGYGFNVGKAVIESKADSGIVVCGTGIGISIAANKVKGIRAALCTDSYMAKMARQHNNANILALGARVIGQGVALDIVETFLTTSFSGWKHARRVDMISDFEQRS
- a CDS encoding low molecular weight protein arginine phosphatase, encoding MISMKILFVCTGNTCRSPMAEGLARLYFPEGYELFSAGIQALDGDPISPYAGEILQEKGIDSQRHRAVRLQKDTLAAADLILTMTKAQKKVLSGIYPEYQDKIMQLGEWSGLDKEISDPWLGSLKTYRFCAEEIEEMIKAGVRRYRGNS
- a CDS encoding manganese efflux pump MntP family protein, with protein sequence MELIWIIAVSIALGMDAFSFSLALGMIGIDNKTALRLSTVVAVFHVFMPLLGLWIGQKLGLLFGNVAVGIGAVILLWLGSKMILGAIRGSGEKNIPSLKGFGIFVLAGSVSLDALSVGFSLGTFVSMILPATLIMGFTAGIMTGGGILLGRRIGTWAGSKAEAVGGGILFLIGLRMAFGLVF
- a CDS encoding L-threonylcarbamoyladenylate synthase, which encodes METKRIRLRPDSIIQDKELQEAAALLRQGEVVAFPTETVYGLGANALDSEACAKIYAVKGRPSDNPLIVHVASLDEAQQLVRVWPPQAEVCARNFWPGPLTLVLPKRAHIPEIVSGGLDTVAVRMPSHPVALALIEAAGCPLAAPSANISGKPSPTNAEHVWRDLKGKIPLLIDAGSCTVGLESTVLDLTGELPTILRPGGITLEQLQAVLGKVELDRSADHGQPTVEPRSPGMKYRHYAPEGKIILFSGSTSEKAEKMTKYLRNKNNAARTAVLCLDETVARLTGDTTGKADMIFALGSRNNLDSAASRLFEGLRLCDEQNIDTILAEEIAEEGIGLAFMNRLKKAAGKKNFGPGSRYLNLTDTKEENTWN